The following proteins are encoded in a genomic region of Gimesia algae:
- the truB gene encoding tRNA pseudouridine(55) synthase TruB — MSSNKSGAGLKISGLLNINKPQDITSRQVVNQIQKLIKPARVGHAGTLDPLATGVLVLCTGSNTRLIRFIQQQPKEYIGEFILGKRSDTDDMTGEISDTHDCRTVTQQELEECLPTFQGRIKQIPPQYSAVHIDGRRAYDLARRGKSFEIQPREVDVYEIELLDFSFPRFQLRIVCGSGTYIRSIGRDLGEQLGVGATMSALVRTRIGPFTLNSAMELDEELSVGMIAQNLQSAVLAVEQLPHYHCDARELLSLSQGQKLNCKPEQFPTTPEIIEVAVICPQGSLSAIAEWDPDEQQLSPRQVFHPAPGAHQN; from the coding sequence ATGAGTTCCAATAAATCTGGCGCAGGTCTGAAGATTTCGGGTCTGCTGAATATCAATAAACCACAGGACATCACTTCCCGGCAGGTGGTCAATCAGATCCAGAAGCTGATCAAGCCGGCCCGCGTTGGTCATGCTGGGACTCTGGATCCTCTGGCAACGGGTGTTCTGGTGCTGTGTACTGGATCTAATACACGGCTGATTCGCTTTATCCAACAACAGCCCAAAGAATATATCGGTGAATTTATTCTGGGTAAACGCAGTGATACTGATGATATGACCGGTGAGATCAGCGATACACATGACTGCCGAACGGTAACACAACAGGAGTTGGAAGAATGCCTGCCGACTTTCCAGGGTAGGATCAAACAGATCCCACCTCAGTATTCTGCAGTGCATATTGATGGACGGCGTGCCTACGATCTGGCGCGTCGTGGTAAATCGTTTGAAATCCAGCCGCGCGAAGTCGATGTTTACGAAATCGAATTATTGGACTTTTCCTTTCCCCGGTTTCAATTGCGCATCGTGTGTGGCTCGGGAACCTATATCCGCTCAATCGGACGCGATCTAGGCGAACAGCTGGGGGTGGGTGCCACGATGTCAGCACTGGTACGTACTCGGATCGGCCCCTTTACTCTGAATTCAGCAATGGAACTGGATGAAGAGCTTTCGGTCGGCATGATTGCTCAGAATTTGCAGTCGGCAGTACTCGCTGTGGAACAACTGCCCCACTATCACTGTGATGCACGGGAGCTGCTGTCACTCAGTCAGGGACAAAAATTGAACTGTAAGCCAGAACAATTTCCAACTACTCCCGAAATAATTGAAGTAGCTGTGATCTGCCCCCAAGGTAGTCTTTCGGCAATAGCGGAATGGGACCCGGATGAACAACAGCTGTCCCCACGGCAGGTTTTCCATCCCGCACCTGGAGCGCATCAGAATTAA